In Silene latifolia isolate original U9 population chromosome 3, ASM4854445v1, whole genome shotgun sequence, a single window of DNA contains:
- the LOC141648311 gene encoding MADS-box protein JOINTLESS-like: MVRQRIQIKRIDNVTARQVTFSKRRRGLIKKAQELSTLCDAEIGLIVFSSTGKLFDFSSSRMTHVIQRHRLHADNFQSLEQTSLELESEDSMCALLNKELEGKTQQFSRLNGDELDALNLEELMRLERQVEKGQTKIRRAKGEKLRKELATLKGKDVQLARENQSLKEQLVSIDKDDTVDVLSPLPVSCSPIQDVAVVSDTFLRLGPSI, translated from the exons ATGGTGAGGCAGAGAATCCAGATCAAGAGGATTGATAATGTAACTGCAAGACAAGTGACTTTCTCaaaaagaagaagaggtttaATTAAGAAAGCTCAAGAACTCTCAACACTTTGTGATGCTGAAATTGGTCTTATTGTTTTCTCTTCTACTGGAAAACTCTTTGATTTCTCTAGCTCAAG gATGACACATGTGATTCAGCGGCATAGGCTACATGCTGATAACTTCCAAAGTCTTGAGCAAACATCACTTGAGTTGGAG TCCGAGGATAGTATGTGTGCCTTGCTCAACAAAGAACTGGAAGGCAAAACCCAACAATTCAG CCGTCTCAATGGGGATGAGCTAGATGCATTGAACCTAGAGGAGCTAATGAGACTCGAAAGACAAGTCGAGAAGGGTCAAACCAAAATCCGCCGAGCAAAG GGTGAAAAACTTCGAAAGGAGCTTGCTACTCTCAAGGGAAAG GACGTTCAACTGGCTAGGGAAAATCAAAGCTTGAAGGAACAA TTGGTCTCTATTGACAAGGATGATACTGTTGATGTTCTTTCACCGCTTCCTGTTTCCTGCTCGCCTATACAAGACGTTGCGGTCGTCTCTGATACCTTTCTTAGATTGGG ACCTTCGATATAA